The sequence TAAGCCCTTGGGACTAAAATCAAAATCTTAAAGATCTCTGGATATGTTTCAGCCAAACATGATGGAAGCCGGTCATCTGCACCCGTTAGACATGGCTACAAACACCTCTGAAAGCGACATTGCTCGGTTCCGAGATGATGACTTCGACAGTGCTACCAAATCCGGCAGCGACAACCCTGAAGGCGGTTCCGGTGACGACCAAGAAAACCGTCGACCCAAAAAGAAGCGTTATCACCGCCACACACAGCATCAGATCCAAGAAATGGAAGCGTAAGtaatatttattaattagtCTCAAACCTCCTGAACAAGCTCTTGTTAATGAGTTGTTGTTTATAGTTCACCtttgaaataaatttttttgcatgttttatttagttttttcaAGGAATGTCCCCACCCAGATGACAAGCAGAGGAAGGAACTGAGCAGAGAATTAGGTTTGGAACCATTACAAGTCaaattttggtttcaaaacAAGCGCACCCAAATGAAGGTATATTTTGTTCATGACATGTCTTCAATAAGGGTTTTAGAATACTCaaacttttgtcatttttttaagtttttcttttgttaaagctaaTAATTGGCTGCTTTTGATTTGTTGTTAATGATCTATTACAGACTCAGCATGAGCGGCATGAGAACACACAACTTCGGAACGAAAACGAAAAGCTCCGTGCTGATAACATGAGGTACAGAGAAGCGCTAGGTAATGCCTCATGCCCTAATTGTGGCGGCCCAACAGCTCTAGGAGAGATGTCATTCGACGAACACCATCTGAGACTCGATAATGCTCGATTAcgagaagaggtagagaaaactaAAGATCAAGATAATATCAAACACATTTATTATTTGGTGGATATTTTACCTgttttggtacaacaaattagGATAAATGTTACATATATGTTCCAGATTCATAGTACGTGATATGTCCCCAGATTGATGACTTATTTCCTTTATTGTTCAGATCGATCGTATATCTGCGATAGCTGCGAAGTACGTTGGCAAACCGTTGGGAAACTACCCTCTCATGTCTTCTCCTGTTCCTTCCCGTGGTCCACTTGATCTTGGGGTTGGGAGCTTTGGTGGTCAGCCAGGCATGGGCGGTGAGATGTATGGTGCTGGAGACCTTCTCAGGTCAATCAGTGCACCAAGTGAGGCAGACAAGCCAATGATAATTGAGCTTGCTGTTGCAGCTATGGAGGAACTCGTCAGAATGGCCCAAATGGGTGAACCCTTGTGGATGACCAGCCTTGATGGCAGCATGACCGTACTTAATGAAGATGAGTACATCAGAACATTCCCTCGTGGAGTCGGGCCAAAACAAAATGGCTTCAAAACTGAAGCTTCGCGTGAGAGTGCAGTTGTTATCATGAACCACATTAACCTTGTTGAGATTCTCATGGATGTGGTAAGCTTAATTAACAACTTTATTACACATTTACATATGTCTTTATAAGTGTATATCATTGTACAtattaaaaaacaataatattaaTAACGCCTTTGAATTAAGGAATCGCATGAACCCTAATTATTATTTGTTCGGATTTTGTAACGTGTAGAATCAGTGGTCGACTGTATTTTCTGGGATTGTGTCAAGAGCTTTGACCCTTGAAGTCTTATCAACTGGCGTGGCTGGAAATTACAATGGAGCCTTGCAAGTGGTATGTATATTTTCGCCTCAAAGTTCAACTTCAGCTCTCCTTATTAGTCATCCATTGTTTAGATATTGTGATACACATATTCTTGTATTAAAATCTTGTTTGTGATTTGGTAGATGACGGCAGAATTCCAGGTTCCTTCACCACTTGTTCCAACTCGTGAGAGTTATTATGTGAGGTACTGCAAACAGCATGCTGATGGCACCTGGGCTGTGGTTGATGTTTCCTTGGACAACTTGCGCCCTAATCCTGCACCCAGATCTTGTCAAAGAAGGCCCTCAGGATGCCTAATTCAAGAAATGCCAAACGGGTATTCAAAGgtatatagtttttttttttttttgaacaaaaaagatATATAATTAAACACGCTAGCTATATATACATAGCATGCATGTTTCACTTTCATATGAAATTTTGAGGCCCAATTTTTacggtacatacatttcatcTAATGATAAGTTTTGCTGCCTTAGGTTACATGGGTTGAGCATGCTGAAGTGGATGAAAGAGGTGTTCACAACCTCTACAAGCAGCTGGTTAGCTCCGGCCACGCATTTGGCGCTAAACGATGGGTTGCCACCTTGGACAGGCAATGCGAACGTCTGGCTAGTGCGATGGCATCAAACATCCCTACCGGTGATGTTGGAGGTAATAACAATTTAGTTTGctattttattattctttttgtaATATTTGTATGGAATTATATTTGGCACGAATTCTTCATATGGGGCTAGCGTGCTACATTGTAGTATTCACTATAACAGGATGGTACGTTAAATATGTTAAAAGATTGCGCGTGTCTAAAATGGCATATCCCGTTAATATGCATGTCATTAAGCCTAattcttttttaaataaatttattaaccataattgtttatatttgttaaaTTCATGGTTAATTAGTGATTACAAATCAAGAAGGGAGAAAAAGCATGCTAAAATTGGCTGAAAGAATGGTGATTAGCTTCTGTGCTGGAGTGAGTGCATCAACCACTCACACATGGACCACACTGTCTGGAACCGGGGCTGATGATGTCCGGGTGATGACCCGAAAGAGTGTGGATGATCCCGGAAGGCCTCCAGGTATTGTGCTCAGTGCCGCCACATCTTTCTGGCTGCCAGTTCCTCCCAAAAGAGTCTTTGAGTTTCTCCGCGATGAGAACTCTCGCAGCGAGGTACATACACTTTAACTACTcttcaaatttaattatttgtccTCCAACTCTCAGAATACATTTACCAAATCTAATACTGGAACCAAATTAATGCACATACATTTTGCAAAAGCCTGAGAAACAAGTACATGAACTATTACTAAAACATACCATAAACGGACAAGCATTTATAGAAACCATTTGCACATTAAGGAATTTCTACGGAAAACGAAAAGTATATATTTTCTCTCATCCCACCTAATATTGAAACATTTTGTGTCAACCTCAGGAGAAAAAAGGAAACGGAAAAGAAAACACAGATGGAAGTTTGGTTTTTACAAAGAATTAGCTAAACTGAAAGCATATATTTATTCTCCTTAAATTGTtctaattgattaattgtgatGATCACTTATGCTTGCAGTGGGATATTCTTTCCAATGGGGGAATTGTTCAAGAGATGGCACACATTGCTAATGGTCGTGACACTGGAAATTGCGTGTCTCTACTACGAGTAAATGTAGCTTTATCTTTTATAACAATAGTAATTattataacaaaataatagttGTTGACAAAGAAACTTAAATTAAATTGTAATAATGGTTTTTTCACATAACAATTGACAATGTAACTAAAATTAATTTGTAGAGTGCTAATTCAAGCCAGAGCAACATGCTGATACTGCAAGAAAGCTGCTCTGACCCAACAGCTTCCTTTGTGATTTATGCACCAGTTGACATTGTTTCCATGAATGTGGTGCTGAATGGGAGTGACCCTGACTATGTTGCCCTTCTTCCTTCTGGGTTTGCTATACTCCCGGACGGAGCCGGCATTGGAGACTCTGGCTCTGGTGGTGGTTCCCTTCTCACTGTTGCTTTTCAGATCTTGGTTGATTCAGTCCCCACTGCTAAGCTGTCTCTCGGATCAGTTGCAACAGTTAACAATCTTATCGCTTGCACTGTTGAGAGGATCAAAGCTGCATTGTCATGAGACAATGCGTGAACTTCATGCCTCAGTTAATTTCTAGGTAAGCTAATTATACATGTCACGTATTACAAATTAATTACATGTCACATATTTGATGTGTAATATTCGTCAAATAATCGTTTGCCTTTAGTTTGTTGCAGTATTAGGACGAGGAAGAAAGGTGAACGGACAGAGACACCGATGGTGGCAAGGAATTTCGGCAGCTTATACCCAGGAGGGGAGAAGTCAAGATCGCACCCTACATGATCTTTTTGTATAATCTATAAAGAGATTAGGGGTTCGGGTATTGACTTCCTCGAACAATGTTAAAGGCAAATTAAGCGCTTCAgaccttattaattttttagttttgtgtTTACTGAACTTTCTCCTTTTCCACCTTCTTTAACATTGTACACAGGATTAGGGTTTTGGAATGGATATTGCTTTTCTTTATGGTCAATCGttcagggtttttttttttttttttttttaagtatggttttattttaagaatttttttttaagtaatatgtattgattgattgtggatTGTTTGCCTGTGTTGGTATTACGCGGCTTTTGATTTAAACGGTTTATTACGATAAAATTACACAATGTATCAATGTATGAGATACAACGTTGCATTGGACAACTTCAATTTGGCTGCTCAAACACTAGTGCATGCGCTAATGTAGAAAAACCAGTATTACAAATCCAAAGGTATTCTACCACATGCATTGTATGATACCTGAAATACAAGCTGTTAATTAAAATCCAGCCCTTGATTAGTTCAAGTGGAGGAGGGTAGGGGAGTTGGAATTAGGATAGGTCAAGATGACTTAGATGAGCGAAGAAGCTTAATCTTAGTTGGGAGGAAATTATCTCTAAgtggacaattttttttttctgaacaaaaaaaaaaaaaaaaaaaacgcttaACTGTAAGTTTGTAAtattatatgaataaattaggttatCGAATGATTTCATGTGCCACCGATTCTTCAAATTGCGAAGATGTATACTCTATATGTAACTTTTGATTTATTAGGGATGAGATTCTCTCCCCTTCCTTTTTCCCTTTCTCTCTTCCCTCCTTTTATAGTTTTTTTCTAACTTTTTTGTTCcctctctttatttttttatttttttacaaagaaGAAATCTTCAACGTTCAAATATAAGAGGAGggaaagagaggaaaaaaaaaaaggagggaaTCCTTGTCCATTTATTATCAAACAATCAATTAAGAATTATAAATCAAATGCGCACAAATCATGTTTAAATCAAATGTATGATTCTAGTTGACTGATAAATGTCTGACAACATTTGGATCACTTAACCAGAATTTTTTGTGCTTTTTCCGGTGGATTTTAATGTAGGCATTACATCCATtatttagttacacattttgAGCATGTGCAACATAATCTTTAAAAAGTTGTGTTATCTTATCCTATTATCTTATTTCTCTACTCACTTGTGAAAATTTATTGACAAACTTAACCTCAAGCAAGATGACGTTTAAGacctaaacaaaacaaagttttaaaaataaaaaagtgataCAAGAGAATTCTTAATGTCACTAGCTAGCCACCACCCACCCAACCATTTTTGTTGGCAAAGAGACCAAAGAACACTCAATGGCACCAGGACACTCAATGACACCAAGAAATATCCAATCGTCCAAGAAAAATTGCAATCGTGCACCAGATTCCTCTTGCCCATTATTTCGAACTTGGACATTTTGTGCCAATCTCCTTGATTTCAACGATACAGTCATCAGAGATCAGCCGGAAGAAGGAGACCTCGCGAGGACAACGAGGCTTCGTCTCTGTGTGATTGTTCTTGATAAAAACCGGTATGGATGCAAAAGGGAAGAGGAAGACAAATAGAGAGGGAGCAAAGAAATAATTTGAGTCCATCCTTGCCGGTCGTTCATGGTCTGGTGCGAAACTTAGGAGAGAAAGGGGTGTTTGTCGTCCCGCGTCGAGTAGGTGGATATGGATGCTAGGTTCTTTGAGTTTCTCttcagttttttgttttattttactaAGAAGTAGTACATCAATTAAGGTGGGTGAGAAAAAAGCATTTTCATTTTACAATTTTTAGTGGTGGCTGGAAATATAAGGTGGGGGTAAGGAAATAAGACAGATGGGTGATATCAGCAACACTCTTTAAATTGTGGACATACTTTTTGTGCAGCATGAAAACTCACATCTAATAGATGTCGTAGAATAAGATCACACAACAGTCacataacaaaataatatgCAATTAATATATATGAGTTTTCATCCCTCGTATCATTCAGATCTATTGTGATAAAACTCAACACCTAATAATAGGTGGTTAGGTTGGTACAATATCAGTAATGTTGATGGTAGACTTGCTCACCTACATGGGCCTATAAAGTTTATCATGATATCATAGCAGTCTATTCTTTCGACAACTCCTGGGTCCTATTTACTGAGTTTGCCTCTTTAAGTTGAGTTTTTGGAAAGTTGTGCTAACTTCAGCTTAAGAATATTGAGTGACTAGGCCCTCAAAAAGTTGTGTTAGCTCTAGTTCTTGAATGATGATTGAGCTCTCAAAAAGTTGCATTGTCTCTTATATAATGACTTGACCAGTTCCCAATGAGGAATCGGTTTCCCTTGTGATTCCATGTGGGATAAGTCGTGAGGGGGCGTGTTGGAGAATAGGATCTCACATcggttataaacaaaataatatacaattaatatatgggAGTTTCCACTTCTAATATCATCGagattttttgtaataaaactcaACACCTAATAATAGATAGCTAAATTAGAACAATATCGATGATGTTAGTTATGAACCTACATGTACAAGCCTATAAAGTTTTTCAATTGACACTTAGCAACTGGATATATGAACCTCTCTTAAACTCTCAATGACTCTTAGTCCTCCTTGGTGCAAGAGAAATTGCAGTTGAAGTAGTACTAAATTACTAATTGGAATAAATGCAGTAGGTGCTTTATAACTAGACAGGAAGGCTCGTTGCTGGGTTCTTGTTCAACATACGTTGTGTAATATTGTCAGCAGTACGCTTGGCTTTTCTTCACTTCAGGGTGTGAAT is a genomic window of Malus domestica chromosome 09, GDT2T_hap1 containing:
- the LOC103411264 gene encoding homeobox-leucine zipper protein HDG2-like isoform X2, coding for MIPARNMPSMIGSNGNINGFASSSGLTLGQPNMMEAGHLHPLDMATNTSESDIARFRDDDFDSATKSGSDNPEGGSGDDQENRRPKKKRYHRHTQHQIQEMEAFFKECPHPDDKQRKELSRELGLEPLQVKFWFQNKRTQMKTQHERHENTQLRNENEKLRADNMRYREALGNASCPNCGGPTALGEMSFDEHHLRLDNARLREEIDRISAIAAKYVGKPLGNYPLMSSPVPSRGPLDLGVGSFGGQPGMGGEMYGAGDLLRSISAPSEADKPMIIELAVAAMEELVRMAQMGEPLWMTSLDGSMTVLNEDEYIRTFPRGVGPKQNGFKTEASRESAVVIMNHINLVEILMDVNQWSTVFSGIVSRALTLEVLSTGVAGNYNGALQVMTAEFQVPSPLVPTRESYYVRYCKQHADGTWAVVDVSLDNLRPNPAPRSCQRRPSGCLIQEMPNGYSKVTWVEHAEVDERGVHNLYKQLVSSGHAFGAKRWVATLDRQCERLASAMASNIPTGDVGVITNQEGRKSMLKLAERMVISFCAGVSASTTHTWTTLSGTGADDVRVMTRKSVDDPGRPPGIVLSAATSFWLPVPPKRVFEFLRDENSRSEWDILSNGGIVQEMAHIANGRDTGNCVSLLRSANSSQSNMLILQESCSDPTASFVIYAPVDIVSMNVVLNGSDPDYVALLPSGFAILPDGAGIGDSGSGGGSLLTVAFQILVDSVPTAKLSLGSVATVNNLIACTVERIKAALS
- the LOC103411264 gene encoding homeobox-leucine zipper protein HDG2-like isoform X1; the encoded protein is MIPARNMPSMIGSNGNINGFASSSGLTLGQPNMMEAGHLHPLDMATNTSESDIARFRDDDFDSATKSGSDNPEGGSGDDQENRRPKKKRYHRHTQHQIQEMEAFFKECPHPDDKQRKELSRELGLEPLQVKFWFQNKRTQMKTQHERHENTQLRNENEKLRADNMRYREALGNASCPNCGGPTALGEMSFDEHHLRLDNARLREEIDRISAIAAKYVGKPLGNYPLMSSPVPSRGPLDLGVGSFGGQPGMGGEMYGAGDLLRSISAPSEADKPMIIELAVAAMEELVRMAQMGEPLWMTSLDGSMTVLNEDEYIRTFPRGVGPKQNGFKTEASRESAVVIMNHINLVEILMDVNQWSTVFSGIVSRALTLEVLSTGVAGNYNGALQVMTAEFQVPSPLVPTRESYYVRYCKQHADGTWAVVDVSLDNLRPNPAPRSCQRRPSGCLIQEMPNGYSKVTWVEHAEVDERGVHNLYKQLVSSGHAFGAKRWVATLDRQCERLASAMASNIPTGDVGVITNQEGRKSMLKLAERMVISFCAGVSASTTHTWTTLSGTGADDVRVMTRKSVDDPGRPPGIVLSAATSFWLPVPPKRVFEFLRDENSRSEWDILSNGGIVQEMAHIANGRDTGNCVSLLRVNSANSSQSNMLILQESCSDPTASFVIYAPVDIVSMNVVLNGSDPDYVALLPSGFAILPDGAGIGDSGSGGGSLLTVAFQILVDSVPTAKLSLGSVATVNNLIACTVERIKAALS